A DNA window from Bombus vancouverensis nearcticus chromosome 6, iyBomVanc1_principal, whole genome shotgun sequence contains the following coding sequences:
- the LOC117160234 gene encoding vitellogenin-4 isoform X1 translates to MRFTDINYVLQILMHKLKNIIFLFFLFCNNHVTNGIFQPGKEYIYSYNALSSSGVLLPSGASSSWGFNGKLKIQAEQNVATMQLESLKMTIWNGKIQDQGEDQAVSEDVTDLLKPFQIIYRNGLIENFSTEAISPWSVNIKRSIAGILQLDLSNLEKETAFHSTEKNHYGQCNIEYVVNPEEENEWIIRKFFDPRACIGHPHYTWSNVPNMLCPNGDQNPILKSSERLYKIKMNGSLNEILFVNASGGIYVQSFQSFGEAHFHFTRQIFKLISVKDTVDKIPIKDLYFKVLQHELPEVDLTQSRGTLDKNTVFKSIGTLLDRLSLRLENPGLDTEADNLHNTTITVLLYYLQMLDVADLRNAYTKISGTSYKEETIRNMFLEALPQVGTKEAALFILELIQDRKVSDMSAIQLLTQLPFHIRKPDVQLLVNLQTFLNLPEKISVEVQNTAILTYGTLIYKTCLLYCPYEMLDDYVRLYLDKFTETKEYEKKMIWLEGLANIQLGRVVEFLEPIASGSNAESRHFRVLAAWASLSTAPLRPDVIYPVYWPILINRTEHLEMRVAALTLLVVSSPTPSRLISLYWYMQSEPNQHLYNYFYTILKSMERTTHPCYIHIGVIAAQFTRVLRPTTNSYLITGNYLFDYQDTYRKFGAMIHGIVIANPLTNIPEVLYVTVNTYGSGVSINHVSLYIKAEGLLHSLSAHLDGPTQVKDILKQFKLDEKQNGPVHLEVIARIQEKTVLCLHLNETNIIKGFKYLSSLPDNIYHIYQNMEFHVNQQRINIPLTMESVQVTDLGANARLAVIATSLFSMRGNFTHVSVGRNNHVILRTSIHKSEIIENYNPLIDTWHSAERAHSIHGYLPVNITLGFKDRPFISYNTPGEHLKMGITAHVRTSTNIKGLNIKSKLRQICPTCPQLYIITKSPTYKPKTIDLFQFELSELGGQVYVKLFDCENVISREKLIQDVFSSHRANYPIWPFLEFALTALHFLDYYTYVPPKGSCGLAAYISTIDAQRTQVKFEYIKGSNHHMLSLTHYNIESSQILQQWNVAALYEITSWISDTIKIKATKVIPGQKILKFCLEAEKAIPWEWDFLSTKPSDPARITLNAVWGYSDAAKGKCDGSSITLDLLGEISEKQLQIAKESQWPYEECREQSKRKRFTPFSDACYEVSRELSTLRKYQVVAQHENIPQNLMRLAWKFRAFYDLIGGNSSSDPNSKKFIVTATFPKGSDIGELSLNNDKVAIEYNYNLIDYFLTRTRIHKYMDLSILKTFFGTCVVTPDYIKSIHNITYPFHNKGEVLLLGQCYSENPKYALTARNDLYGININIYDEIDTVRIIPNQTGGTLYNNTIYIPLPQSFMFHSLGSKRVRLDSNTIDIIIPNLYLYMHWTQEQILLFFPTYLLEFTCGICALGTLDSNNLYEKL, encoded by the exons ATGAGATTCACAG ATATTAATTATGTGTTACAAATACTAATGCacaaattaaagaatattatatttttattttttcttttttgtaacaATCATGTTACAAATGGTATATTTCAACCAGGAAAAGAGTATATATATTCGTACAATGCACTTTCAAGTTCTGGTGTTTTGTTACCATCTGGCGCATCATCTTCATGGGGTTTTAATGGAAAACTTAAAATTCAAGCAGAACAAAATGTTGCTACAATGCAG TTGGAGTCATTGAAGATGACTATTTGGAATGGTAAAATTCAAGATCAAGGAGAAGATCAAGCTGTTTCAGAAGATGTGACTGATCTTCTAAAACCATTTCAAATTATATACAGAAATGGTCTTATTGAAAATTTTAGTACAGAAGCAATATCACCATGGTctgtaaatataaaaaggagTATAGCAGGAATTTTACAATTAGATCTGTCTAACTTAGAGAAGGAAACAGCATTTCATTCAACTGAA aaaaatcatTATGGTCAGTGCAATATTGAATATGTTGTCAATCctgaagaagaaaatgaatgGATAATAAGAAAATTTTTTGATCCACGAGCTTGTATTGGGCATCCTCATTATACATGGTCAAATGTTCCTAACATGTTGTGTCCCAATGGAGATCAA AATCCAATATTGAAGTCCAGTGAgagattatataaaattaagatGAATGGATCTTTAAATGAGATTTTGTTTGTTAATGCTTCTGGAGGTATATATGTTCAATCTTTTCAAAGTTTTGGAGAAGCACATTTTCATTTTACAAG ACAGATCTTTAAATTAATTTCGGTGAAAGATACAGTAGATAAGATACCTATTAAAGACTTATATTTTAAAGTTCTACAACATGAACTTCCAGAAGTTGATCTCACTCAAAGTAGAGGTACTCTTGACAAGAATACTGTTTTTAAATCT atAGGGACTTTATTAGATCGATTAAGTCTGAGACTTGAAAATCCTGGTTTAGATACAGAGGCTGATAATTTGCATAATACAACGATAACTGTATTGCTTTATTATCTTCAAATGCTGGATGTTGCTGATTTACGTAATGCATACACAAAAATCTCAGGAACAAGTTATAAAGAAGAAACAATACG AAATATGTTCCTTGAAGCACTTCCACAAGTTGGCACTAAAGAAGCTGCATTGTTTATATTAGAATTAATCCAAGATAGAAAAGTTTCGGATATGTCTGCAATTCAACTTCTCACTCAGTTACCATTTCATATACGAAAACCTGACGTTCAATTATTAGTAAATTTACAAACGTTTCTAAATTTGCCAGAAAAAATTTCTGTTGAAGTCCAAAATACTGCTATTCTTACATATGGCACATTGATTTACAAGACCTGTTTATTGTACTGCCCATATGAGATGTTAGATGATTACGTACGTTTATATCTTGATAAATTTACAG AGACAAAGGAATACGAAAAAAAAATGATTTGGCTAGAAGGATTAGCAAATATACAGTTAGGAAGAGTAGTTGAATTCTTAGAACCTATTGCAAGTGGTAGCAATGCAGAATCACGTCATTTTCGTGTTCTTGCCGCATGGGCATCACTTTCAACTGCTCCTTTAAGACCCGATGTT ATATACCCTGTCTATTGGccaattttaataaatagaacTGAGCATTTAGAAATGAGGGTAGCGGCATTGACACTACTTGTTGTTTCTAGTCCTACACCAAGTAGATTAATATCATTATATTGGTATATGCAAAGTGAACCCAATcaacatttatataattatttttatactattttgAAATCTATGGAACGTACCACCCATCCTTGTTATATTCATAT AGGTGTGATCGCTGCACAATTTACACGAGTACTTCGTCCAActacaaattcatatttaattACTGGTAACTATTTATTTGACTATCAAGATACATATAGAAAATTTGGTGCTATGATACATGGTATTGTTATTGCTAATCCTTTAACAAACATACCTGAGGTTTTATATGTAACTGTAAATACTTATGGTAGTGGAGTTAGTATCAATCATGTATCT ttatatattaaaGCTGAAGGTCTTCTACATTCATTATCAGCACATCTAGATGGTCCAACACAAGTGAAGGATATATTAAAACAATTTAAGTTAGATGAAAAGCAAAATGGACCTGTACATTTAGAAGTAATTGCACGTATTCAGGAAAAAACAGTTTTATGCCTTCATCTCAATgaaacaaatattattaaagGATTTAAAT aTTTGTCTTCTTTACCTgataatatatatcatatatatcaaAACATGGAGTTTCATGTTAATCAACAACGTATTAATATCCCATTAACAATGGAATCAGTGCAAGTTACAGATCTGGGAGCAAATGCTAGACTTGCAGTTATTGCAACATCGTTATTCTCTATGAGAGGGAATTTTACACATGTTTCAGTTGGTCGTAATAATCATGTTATACTACG AACATCTATTCATAAAtcagaaataatagaaaattataatccttTAATTGATACATGGCATAGTGCAGAAAGGGCACATTCTATTCATGGATATCTTCCAGTCAATATTACACTTGGATTTAAAGATCGTCCATTCATTTCATATAATACTCCTGGAG AACATCTTAAAATGGGAATTACAGCTCATGTTAGAACATCCACTAATATAAAAggattaaatattaaatcaaaattacGTCAAATTTGTCCTACTTGTCCTCagttatatataattacaaaatcaCCAACATATAAACCAAAG ACAATAGATCTATTTCAATTTGAATTATCAGAGTTAGGAGGTCAAGTATATGTAAAACTTTTTGACTGTGAAAATGTAATATCACGAGAGAAACTAATTCAGGATGTGTTTTCTTCACATCGCGCTAATTATCC TATATGGCCATTTTTGGAGTTTGCTTTAACAGCCCTTCATTTCTTAGATTATTACACATATGTACCACCAAAAGGTAGCTGTGGTTTAGCTGCATATATTAGTACAATTGATGCACAGCGTACTCAA GtaaaatttgaatatattaaaggttCAAATCATCATATGTTGTCTTTAACACATTACAATATAGAATCATCACAAATTCTTCAACAGTGGAATGTAGCCGCACTTTACGAGATTACCAGCTGGATATCCGATACGATTAAAATTAAAGCGACTAAAGTTATACCAGGTCAAAAGATTTTGAAG TTTTGTTTAGAAGCAGAAAAAGCAATACCTTGGGAATGGGATTTCCTAAGCACTAAGCCAAGTGATCCTGCTAGAATTACATTAAATGCTGTTTGGGGATATTCTGATGCAGCAAAAGGCAAATGTGATGGATCTTCAATTACATTAGATCTACTTGGCGAAATTAGTGAAAAGCAGCTACAAATTGCTAAAGAATCACAATGGCCTTATGAAGAATGTCGAGAACAATCTAAAAGGAAACGTTTTACTCCATTTTCTGATGCTTGCTATGAAGTTTCAAGAGAATTATCAACCTTGAGAAAATATCAAGTTGTTGCACAAcatgaaaat ATACCACAAAATTTAATGAGATTAGCTTGGAAATTTCGAGCTTTTTATGACCTAATTGGTGGGAACAGTAGTTCAGATCCTAATTCCAAAAAATTTATTGTGACAGCAACATTTCCGAAAGGATCAGATATTGGTGAATTATCGCTTAATAATGACAAAGTAgcaattgaatataattataatcttaTAGATTATTTTTTAACTCGAACTAGAATTCATAAATACATGGATCTGTCAATATTGAAGACTTTTTTTG GCACGTGTGTCGTGACACCAGACTATATAAAATCAATTCACAACATCACTTATCCTTTTCACAATAAAGGTGAAGTTTTGTTGCTTGGCCAGTGTTATAGTGAAAATCCAAAATATGCATTGACGGCACGAAATgatttatatggtattaatatCAATATATATGACGAAATAGATACAGTACGAATTATACCTAATCAAACTGGAGGAACattatacaataatacaatatatattcCATTGCCACAAAGCTTCATGTTTCATTCACTAGGTTCAAAAAG aGTAAGATTGGACAGCAATACTATTGATATTATAATTCCTAATCTCTATTTATATATGCATTGGACACAAGAACAAATTCTTCTGTTCTTTCCAACATATCTGTTAGAATTCACCTGTGGTATATGTGCATTAGGCACTCTTGAcagtaataatttatatgagaaactataa